A genome region from Candidatus Zixiibacteriota bacterium includes the following:
- a CDS encoding enoyl-CoA hydratase/isomerase family protein, with product MKTVLQEIDESAGTAWLTLNRPEKKNALSSALMAELISILKEIADNRRIKCVVTTGAGDSYSSGLDLYDLRESWKRRRSWDRAGSTYEIVRLLRALPQVTVAAVRGWCLGGGLALVNGHDLAVAAESARFGMPEIIRGSYGAVATSSLFHSGVPFKKAFYIQLTGRNLTAAEAERVGLVSLVVPDDRLVSTVKELAGEIGTRDAVALESAKIAAYLEKDLDFATALNIDDLVSHRMRYYTNPLSDVEGYLQSQKGGGSTAYRKPPDRGK from the coding sequence ATGAAGACCGTTCTGCAGGAAATCGATGAAAGCGCGGGTACGGCGTGGCTTACGCTCAACCGGCCGGAAAAGAAAAATGCGCTCAGCAGCGCCCTCATGGCCGAGTTGATCTCGATCCTGAAGGAGATCGCCGACAACCGCCGGATCAAATGCGTGGTGACCACGGGCGCGGGGGATTCGTATTCCTCCGGCCTCGATCTCTACGATCTCCGCGAGAGCTGGAAGCGGCGACGAAGCTGGGACCGAGCGGGATCCACGTACGAGATCGTTCGATTGCTCCGGGCCCTTCCGCAGGTGACCGTCGCCGCGGTCCGAGGCTGGTGCCTCGGCGGGGGGCTCGCGCTGGTCAACGGCCACGATCTCGCGGTCGCCGCGGAATCCGCGAGGTTCGGGATGCCGGAGATCATTCGCGGCAGCTACGGCGCCGTGGCGACGTCGTCGTTGTTCCACAGCGGCGTTCCGTTCAAGAAGGCTTTTTACATTCAACTCACCGGCCGGAACCTCACCGCCGCGGAAGCCGAGCGCGTCGGGCTGGTTTCGCTGGTCGTTCCCGACGACCGGCTGGTCTCGACCGTAAAGGAGCTGGCGGGAGAAATCGGCACTCGCGACGCGGTGGCGCTGGAGAGCGCCAAGATCGCCGCCTACCTCGAAAAGGACCTGGATTTCGCAACCGCTCTGAACATCGACGATCTGGTTTCCCATCGCATGCGCTACTACACCAACCCCCTGAGCGACGTCGAGGGCTATCTCCAATCCCAAAAGGGCGGGGGATCGACGGCCTACCGGAAGCCGCCGGACCGCGGGAAGTGA
- a CDS encoding DMT family protein — protein MSVIVQTALLLICSNVFMTFAWYAHLRELQAKPWYLAALASWSVAFFEYLLQVPGNRIGYTHLTLPQLKVLQEVIALAVFVPFSVFYMKQPVKLDFLWAGLCLLGAVYFVFRS, from the coding sequence ATGTCCGTCATCGTGCAAACCGCGCTGCTCTTGATCTGCTCCAACGTTTTCATGACGTTCGCCTGGTACGCGCATCTACGCGAGCTGCAAGCCAAGCCCTGGTATCTGGCCGCCCTCGCAAGCTGGAGCGTCGCGTTCTTCGAGTACCTGCTGCAGGTGCCGGGGAACCGGATCGGCTACACGCACCTGACTCTACCTCAACTCAAGGTCCTGCAGGAAGTCATTGCTCTGGCCGTTTTCGTCCCTTTTTCCGTCTTTTACATGAAACAGCCGGTGAAGCTTGATTTCCTGTGGGCCGGCCTGTGCCTGCTCGGGGCGGTCTACTTCGTCTTTCGCTCCTAG